A genomic region of Acidobacteriota bacterium contains the following coding sequences:
- a CDS encoding response regulator, with product MNSLPRSFDYDLARVLLVDDDPASRLTLKTVLEAGGYWVDSAASAAEAVGKLDEGEYELVLSDMQLESPKAGLQVLAHAKIMNYKPATALLTTYQNYPPVDASSRNSILIKPEDVPGLLSKVATLISERATRRMERELRLAGV from the coding sequence ATGAATTCGTTGCCCCGTAGCTTCGATTACGACTTGGCTCGTGTCTTACTTGTCGATGACGATCCGGCTTCGCGTTTGACGCTCAAGACCGTTCTGGAAGCCGGTGGCTACTGGGTGGATTCTGCGGCCAGCGCAGCCGAGGCGGTCGGCAAGCTTGATGAAGGGGAATACGAGCTGGTTTTGAGTGACATGCAGCTCGAATCCCCCAAGGCTGGCTTGCAGGTTCTGGCGCATGCCAAGATCATGAATTACAAGCCCGCGACCGCGCTGCTTACCACTTACCAAAACTATCCCCCGGTCGATGCTAGCAGCCGTAACTCTATACTAATAAAGCCAGAAGATGTTCCTGGCCTGCTCAGCAAAGTCGCTACGTTAATTAGTGAGCGCGCCACCCGCCGCATGGAGCGTGAGCTCCGCCTGGCAGGTGTGTGA